The DNA sequence CAGGGGAAGCACCAGCCATTGCAGTGAAACATCGGCAGGGTCCAGAGATAGACCGGGTGACGCCCCATGCCTGAAGCGATCACATTGGAGTAGCCCATCATGGCCGCGCCGCGGTGGTGATAGACCACACCCTTGGGGTTGCCGGTTGTGCCGGAGGTGTAATTGAGCGAGACCGAATCCCATTCGTCATGCGGCACGCTGCGAGTGAATTGCGCAGAAGCAGCCGCTACCAGTTTCTCGTAATCCAGAGTGCCGATGCGGGCGCCCTTGGGGAACGGCGCGTCGTCAGGATATTCGGTGTCGTCATAATCGATGACAATCGGACTTGTCTCGGCAAGGCTCAACGCCTCGGCGACAACGCCTGAAAATTCGCGATCAACGATCAGGATCTTGCACTCGGCGTGATCAAGCTGGAATGCTATTGCCGGTGGATCGAGCCGTGTGTTGATCGAATGCAGGACGGCCCCGGTCATGGGCACGCCGTGATGGGCTTCAAGCATCGCCGGGGTGTTCGACAGCATCACCGAAACGGTGTCTCCCCTGGTCGCTCCCAGTGAGGTCAGCGCGTTGGCCAACTGTTTTGAACGTTTGAGAAAGTCCCGATAGCTCAGGCGCAGTGCGCCATGGATGATCGCAGTATGGTCGGGATGAACGATGGCCGCCCGCTCAAGGTGAGCCAGCGGCGTCAGAGGCTGATAGTTGGCGGCATTGCGGTCGAGATCGGTCTCGTAAGGATTGGTGCTCAAGATCTGGTTCCTGTGCCTGTTTGGTAATCGGTCCCGGGCATCAAATCACCTCAACGCCCGGCTGTCATCAGGCCATTAGGTGAACCGCTCCATCCCAAATCAGCTTCAGCGCGGCCAGCAGCACCATCACGTACATGAATGGATAGAAAATGTCCGGTTTCATCCGCCTGACGATGTATACGCCGCCCAGCGTCGCCACCGGGGCCAATGGCGCCAACACCAGTGAGGTCGACAAATTGGTAGTGTCGAACTGGCCGAGCGCAAAATAGGGAACCAGTTTGATTGCATTGATAATGGCAAAAAACCGGACGCTGGTTCCGGTGTAGGTCTTCGGATCCTGCCTGAGCGGCAGGGCGTAGATCTGGTAGGGCGGGCCTCCGGCATGGGAAACGAAGCTGGTGAACCCTGACAAAGTGCCCCAAAATGCGCCCCTTGCCGGCTGGTGGGCGCGTGCAACTGGTTGGTCGCCGCTGCGGGACGAGATCAGGTTTTGGCTGACGTACCGCCAGACGAACCAGAGTGCGACCGCCCCGACTATGAGTTTGATCATCGGGACAGTTACCCAGGCTGCCGTGAACCAACCGATTGCGATCCCGAGAAGCGCGCCAGGCAACATGATCACCAGAGTTTTTCTGTCCCAGTGGCTGCGCCAGCTCCACAGGCTGACGATATCCATGACAATCAGGATTGGAAGGAGGATTGCGACTGCCTGCACCGGCGAGATGGTCAAAGCCATCAGCGGGACTCCCAGCAGCGCCATGGCACCGCCAAATCCGCCTTTTGAAAGGCCGACAAGGATCACGGCAGGGATTGCCGTAGCGTAGAAGATCGGGTCAGTCATCATCGGAGTGGTTGATCCTTGTGCCGCGCCGGTCTATCCCGTTTGTAATCATTTGGCCATATCGGCTTTCAGTGCTGGCTCGACAGGAATTCCCATGACAGATTCAATCAAACGCTGCCGTCTCGTGCTGGTCACGCCTGATATCGAAGATGCGGCGCAGTTGGCAGCAATAACCGGCGACGCTCTGCGTGGCGGCGATGTCGCTTCGGTGATTATTCCGCAGCACAGTCTGGACGAGAAAAGTTTCCAGAAACGGTGCGAAGCCCTAATCCCGGTCATTCAAGCGGCAGGCGCTGCAGCGCTTGTGGCCGGCGATACGCGGGTTGCCGGGCGGGTCCGCGCCGACGGGTTGCACATCGAAGTCGGGCCGACGGCCATGACCGAAGCTGTAAAACAGCACGCTCCAGGGTTGATCGTGGGTGGCGGTAATGCCCGCGAACGTCACGCCGCCCTGTCAATCGGCGAAGCGCAGCCGGATTATGTCATGTTCGGCTCGATTGCCGGAGACATCAAACCGGAGCCGCATTCCAAGAATATAGCCCTGGCGGAATGGTGGGCCGACATGATCGAGATTCCCTGCGTGCTGATGGGCGGTACCAGCACCGCCTTTGTGGAAGATATGGCGCAGACCAGAGCCGAGTTCATCGCCTTTGGATCAGCGGTCTTCGCCGATCCTGCGGAAGCGCCGCGCATCGTCGCCGAAATCAACGCTCTGCTCGACGAAAAAGCGCCACGTTTCGGCCGATAATGCAGCGGATGTTCAAAATTGAAGCCCTGACCCGGCGACGGTCCATTTTTGCGTTACGCCGTCCAGTCTGGATGCAGTTGATCGCTGCTCTGGTCGTGCTCAATGGCGGCCCTGCACTGGCGCAGGACACCAAGAGCGAGACCGCCGCCCCCGTCGAAGCAAGCTCGAGCACGGCGCCGTCCGATGCGACAGTCCGGGCATTCGGCGCTTTTCAGCGTGGCTATTATCTCACGGCTATGGAACTGGCGCTTCCGCGCGCGCAATTGGGTGACCCGGCGGCGCAGACCTTGCTCGCCGAGCTTTTTGCCGCCGGACTTGGGGTTCCGCGCAGCATGAATGATGCTGCCTTCTGGTACGCGCAAGCCGCCGAGAGCGGTGATGCTTCCGCGCAGTTCAAATACGGTGTCATGCTGCTTGAGGGCAAGTATGTCGATGCTGATCGGCCCAGGGCCGAAGAGTTGATGAAAAAGGCGGCTGATGCCGGCAATGCCTTTGCCCAGTTCAATCACGCCCAGATCCTGGTTTCCCAGAAACCCGGCGATGCCGGTATCCTCGAGGCTTTGCCCTATTTCGAGAAAGCAAGCGAACAGGGCGTGCCGGATGCGCAATACGCGCTTGCACAGATTTACAGCAACACGACCGGCGTCCCGGACGAGAAGCGCGGACGGGCCCGCGAACTCATGGAAAAGGCAGCACGCGGCGGGTTTGATACGGCACAGCTGGACTATGCGATATGGTTGATTGACGGCATTGGCGGACCCAAGGACTATGAAAACGGCTTCCGCTGGATGCAGGTGGCGGCCAATCGCGGCAATGTGGTCGCGCAAAACCGGATGGCGGTGCTGCACATCAATGCCATCGGCACCTCGGGCGATCCGGTTGAGGCCGGCAAATGGTACATCCTGTCGCGACGCGCGGGATTCAATGACCGATCACTCGATGATTTTTATCAGGGACTGACCGAAGACCAGAAAAAACTGGCGATCGAGGCGGCAAACCAATTCGGCAAGCATTGATTTTTGGCCGCTGCCGCCGTCCTGTCCGCGCTTGCGACGCGGCACATTATATCCATCTTCCAGGGGATTTTGGTGCTTGTGCCGTGTGCGGCCGGGTTGTCTTTCAGACGGATCGGTTTGAACGCTGTATGCACCAGACTTGAAAAGCTGAGCCATTTGTGGTCTTGAAGCCGCCAAGCGGCGCCGAAAACCGGCCCGGATCAAGCTGACGCGGAACGCTCACATGAAAATCAATGGAAATGAAATTCGCCCCGGCAACGTGCTTGAGCACAACAAGACCCTTTGGGCCGTGGTTAAAACCAATGCCGTCAAGCCGGGCAAGGGTGGCGCCTTCAATCAGGTCGAGATGAAGAACCTGCTCGACGGGACCAAGCTCAACGAACGTTTTCGGGCGTCCGAGACGGTTGAGCGTATCCGTCTGGAGCAAAAGGATTTTCAGTTCCTCTATGAGCAAGGGGAATCCCTGGTGTTCATGGATTTGGAAAGCTACGAACAGCTTGAGCTGCAGAAGGAATTTGTTGGCGATCGCCGCGCCTTTCTGCAGGATGGCATGATGGTAACGGTCGAGCTTTATGAAGATCGTCCGATCGGCATTTCATTGCCCGATCATGTCACTTTGGCGATTGCCGAAGCTGACCCGGTGGTAAAGGGGCAGACTGCGGCGTCTTCCTACAAGCCGGCCATTCTTGAAAATGGCGTCCGTATTCTGGTTCCGCCGTTCATCTCATCGGGCGAGCGTGTGATCGTTGACACCAACGAATTGACCTATCTGCGTCGCGCGGACTGATGCATGCCGCGTTCGGATGGGTCGATCCGAACGTCAATGTCCCTGCACCATGTCAAAGTGCCATTCGCGCTTTCAATTGACTGTGGCGCATTCTGGAATCTTCATTCGGGCGAAGCATGCGTTGCTTCGCTCTGAGCCTTTCGACTGCGGCTTCTGGCGCGTTTGAGCCAGTCGGCCACCGACATCAAGGAATGAAATAGATGGCGCGTTCTGCCCTTCTCAATGTGATGGTACAGTCGGCGCTCAAGGCCGGGCGCTCGCTTTCGCGCGATTTTGGCGAGGTTCAAAATCTACAGGTCTCGCTCAAGGGCCCGGCTGACTTTGTCACCCAGGCCAATCAGAAAGCGGAAGCCATCCTGACGACCGAATTGTCGCGGGCACGGCCGACCTATGGTTTCCTCAGCGGGGAAAGCAAGGAAGTGGCGGGCTCTGATGGTGCGCACCGCTGGATCGTCGATCCTCTGGATGGCACTACAAATTTCCTGCATGGCATACCGCATTTCGCGGTTTCGATTGCGCTTGAGCGCAATGGCGACATCGTCGCCGGCGTCATCTACAATCCCGCCACCGATGAGTTGTACACAGCTGAACGCGGCGGCGGAGCATTTCTCAATGACCGCCGATTGCGCGTCGCAGGCCGCAAGGCCTTGTCCGATGCGGTGGTTGGCACCGGGGTGCCCCATCTTGGACGTGGTCATCATGGCAAGTTCCTTGTTGAACTGCGCCATGTCATGGGCGAATGCGCCGGCATCCGGCGGATGGGCGCGGCAGCAATTGACCTGGCCTATGTGGCTGCAGGTCGGCTCGACGGATTTTGGGAAAAGCCGCTTGAACCGTGGAACATGGCTGCCGGGCTGATCCTGATCCGCGAAGCGGGCGGTTTCGTCGCCGACGTGACTGGCGGAACCGACATGTTCGGCACGAAGTCGGTTGCAGCAGGCAATGAGTACATTCTCAAAGGCCTTCTGGAACTGGTGCAACGCCCCGTTCCGACCGCCTGACGGCCTGATGCATGTCGCGTTCGAATGAATTCATTTGAACGGTACCGTACATGCATCAGTTCACGGCAATACGGCGTCCTTTGCGTAGCCAATTGAATGAGCGGCTCAGCAGTCATAGCCTTGTTTTGAAAGCATGCTTTCATTTCTGCCATATTATCGGCTAGAGTTTGCCTGATCATTTGATTTGGGACAAAGGCCGGGACGAACAACGCATGGCAAAATTGACATTGTCGGGATGGGGCATCTCCGAAGACGGTAGCGGAGCGGACCCGCATAAGCTGTCGAGTCCGCTGGTGTTCTTTTGGAGCATGATGATATTTCTCATCCTGACCGGATTTGTCGCTGCAATTCTCTACCGCCAGATTCAGGAAGCCTTTGTCGCCAATCCGGGTCTCAATGGATTGATCGTCGGGGTGCTCGGGGTCGGGGTGCTGCTGGTCTTCACCCATGTGCTCAGGCTTCGTCCCGAAGTCCGCTGGGTCAATTCGCTGCGTGCCACGGGCGACGCGGAGAAAGTTGGCCGTGATCCGGTGCTGCTGGCGCCTATGCGGGCGCTGATTGGCCGCCGCCAGGAAATGGCGCTGTCGACCTCGTCATTGCGTTCCATTCTCGACTCGATCGCGACACGGCTTGATGAATCCCGCGACACCTCGCGCTATCTGATCGGGCTTCTGGTTTTCCTCGGACTGCTCGGAACATTCTGGGGCCTGCTTGGAACCATCGGATCAATCAACCAGGTGATCCAGTCCCTGGATCCGGGAACTGGCGGCACCGAGGACGTGCTCTCGACCTTGAAGAGCGGGCTGTCTGCGCCGCTCGACGGAATGGGCACGGCATTCTCCTCATCGCTGTTCGGCCTTGCCGGGTCGCTGGTGTTGGGTTTTCTCGATCTTCAGGCCGGTCGCGCCCAGAACCGGTTTTACACCGAGCTGGAAAACTGGCTGTCGACAATGACGGATCTTGATTCCGGCATGTCGATGCCTGCCGAAGGCGCTGGTGCGACAGAAGAAATCAAGATGCTGTCGGAACGGATGCAACAGTTGTCGCAGGAGTCCGGAATGACCCCGCGCACCACTGCGGCGATGGCGAGCCTCGCTGAAGGCATTCAGGGTCTGGTCAAGAACATGCGCAATGAACAGCAGATGCTGAGAGACTGGATCGAGGCGCAACAGGTCGAATCGCGGCGGATGCGTGAGACGCTCGACAAGCTGGCTGACAAGATCGGGGACAAGTAGGAGATGGCGCTGGCGCGAAACCGGCGGCGGGAGCGGACGGTCGATTACTGGCCGGGATTTGTCGATGCCTTGTCGACCTTGCTGCTGGCCATCATGTTCCTGCTCACTGTGTTCGTGCTGGCGCAGTTTTTCCTGTCGCGCGAAATCTCCGGCCGGGACCAGGTGCTCAACCGGCTCAACAGCCAGATCAATGAATTGACCCAGCTTCTGGCGCTCGAGCGATCGGGAAAGCAGGATCTCGAGGATACGCTGGCCAATCTCCAGTCCTCGCTGTCGGAATCAGAATCCGATCGGTCGCGGCTGCAGGAACTGCTGGCCAGCGGAACCGGTGCGAGCGCCACAGCGGAAGCCAAAATTGGCACATTGTCGGAAACGCTTGATGCCGAGAAAAAGGTTTCGCAGCGGGCTCTCAATCAGGTCGAACTGCTCAATCAGCAGATTTCCGCGCTCAGAACCCAGCTTGGCGCGCTGGAAGATGCGCTTGAGGTTTCCGAAAGCAAGGACCGTGAGACTCAGACCAAGATTGCCGATCTTGGCCGCCGTCTGAATGTTGCGCTGGCCCAGCGGGTGCAGGAGCTTAATCGCTACCGGTCCGACTTCTTCGGCCGCTTGCGGGAGATCCTTTCAAGCCGTGAGGATGTCCGGGTGGTGGGCGACCGGTTCGTGTTCCAGTCGGAAGTTCTGTTTCCATCTGGCGGCAACAGCCTCAACCCAGCCGGCCAGGAACAGATGGCCAAGCTGGCCAGCGCCATCATAGAGCTTGCCCGCGAAATTCCCGATGAGATCAACTGGGTGCTGCGCGTTGACGGCCACACCGACAATGTACCGCTGTCGGGCAATGGCCGCTATGCTGACAACTGGGAACTCTCCAGCGCCCGCGCAACGTCGGTGGTCAAATATCTGGTGGCCAATGGCGTACCTGCCAATCGTCTGGTGGCCGCCGGGTTTGGTGAATTCCAGCCGATTGCCGATGGCGACAGCGACGAGGCTCGCGCCACCAACCGCCGCATCGAGCTCAAGCTAACCGAGAGATAGCATTTTGGACCGTCAGCGGTGCAATCCCGGCAAAGCCTCCCGCACCGGCAACGGGGCTGCGAGCGGCGCGTAGTCGGCGGGCTTGAACCGCACCAGCCCGGTCATCAAAATCGCATCGCGAATTTCTGTTTCAAGGCCCAGGATGGCGACCTCGACGGCATCAGCGATGGCATTGGCCTGTCCGGCATAATGCTGGCTGGTGATCAGCGGCAGTGCCGGCGTCTGCGGGGTGGTGGCGAAGACCGCCAATTCTTCAGCTGCCGGCTCGTGGCGCCTGGCCAATTCCCAGGTGACCGCGTCAATCGCCGCCCAACCGGCCAACCCGTCGGCCACAGCCCTGATCGAGGCGCGGTGCGCGCCGGTTTCCAGTGGTTCGGGCAGGGATGTATGACCGCCTGCGGCAAGCAGCCGGACCGGAGCGGCAAAGCCTGATTGCGAATGTGTCATGTTGAAAGCCAGGCGCTTTTCAGTCAGTTCACCCAGGTGCTCCGGGAGCTGATCCCTGCGGGCGATCAGAGCGCTGAAATAGTGGCCTGGGCGCGCGCCGGTCACCGCATGGGCAGGTGTGCCCACAAGTGCCACCGTGCCCGTCAGGCGGTTGGCATAGGGATAGCCACAGGTCTGTGACAGCAGCAGGTCGGGATTGCTCCAGAGCGGCTCAGGGTCGGCAGTGCGGTCAAGGTGCACAGGCGCGTCAATGCCCCGCTCGAACAGT is a window from the Hoeflea sp. IMCC20628 genome containing:
- a CDS encoding peptidoglycan -binding protein, giving the protein MALARNRRRERTVDYWPGFVDALSTLLLAIMFLLTVFVLAQFFLSREISGRDQVLNRLNSQINELTQLLALERSGKQDLEDTLANLQSSLSESESDRSRLQELLASGTGASATAEAKIGTLSETLDAEKKVSQRALNQVELLNQQISALRTQLGALEDALEVSESKDRETQTKIADLGRRLNVALAQRVQELNRYRSDFFGRLREILSSREDVRVVGDRFVFQSEVLFPSGGNSLNPAGQEQMAKLASAIIELAREIPDEINWVLRVDGHTDNVPLSGNGRYADNWELSSARATSVVKYLVANGVPANRLVAAGFGEFQPIADGDSDEARATNRRIELKLTER
- a CDS encoding thiamine phosphate synthase, producing the protein MTDSIKRCRLVLVTPDIEDAAQLAAITGDALRGGDVASVIIPQHSLDEKSFQKRCEALIPVIQAAGAAALVAGDTRVAGRVRADGLHIEVGPTAMTEAVKQHAPGLIVGGGNARERHAALSIGEAQPDYVMFGSIAGDIKPEPHSKNIALAEWWADMIEIPCVLMGGTSTAFVEDMAQTRAEFIAFGSAVFADPAEAPRIVAEINALLDEKAPRFGR
- a CDS encoding sulfite exporter TauE/SafE family protein — protein: MMTDPIFYATAIPAVILVGLSKGGFGGAMALLGVPLMALTISPVQAVAILLPILIVMDIVSLWSWRSHWDRKTLVIMLPGALLGIAIGWFTAAWVTVPMIKLIVGAVALWFVWRYVSQNLISSRSGDQPVARAHQPARGAFWGTLSGFTSFVSHAGGPPYQIYALPLRQDPKTYTGTSVRFFAIINAIKLVPYFALGQFDTTNLSTSLVLAPLAPVATLGGVYIVRRMKPDIFYPFMYVMVLLAALKLIWDGAVHLMA
- a CDS encoding MotA/TolQ/ExbB proton channel family protein is translated as MAKLTLSGWGISEDGSGADPHKLSSPLVFFWSMMIFLILTGFVAAILYRQIQEAFVANPGLNGLIVGVLGVGVLLVFTHVLRLRPEVRWVNSLRATGDAEKVGRDPVLLAPMRALIGRRQEMALSTSSLRSILDSIATRLDESRDTSRYLIGLLVFLGLLGTFWGLLGTIGSINQVIQSLDPGTGGTEDVLSTLKSGLSAPLDGMGTAFSSSLFGLAGSLVLGFLDLQAGRAQNRFYTELENWLSTMTDLDSGMSMPAEGAGATEEIKMLSERMQQLSQESGMTPRTTAAMASLAEGIQGLVKNMRNEQQMLRDWIEAQQVESRRMRETLDKLADKIGDK
- a CDS encoding PhnD/SsuA/transferrin family substrate-binding protein; protein product: MSGAASLPMYDWPEIRHATDAVWTAIRQRLFERGIDAPVHLDRTADPEPLWSNPDLLLSQTCGYPYANRLTGTVALVGTPAHAVTGARPGHYFSALIARRDQLPEHLGELTEKRLAFNMTHSQSGFAAPVRLLAAGGHTSLPEPLETGAHRASIRAVADGLAGWAAIDAVTWELARRHEPAAEELAVFATTPQTPALPLITSQHYAGQANAIADAVEVAILGLETEIRDAILMTGLVRFKPADYAPLAAPLPVREALPGLHR
- a CDS encoding tetratricopeptide repeat protein; this translates as MFKIEALTRRRSIFALRRPVWMQLIAALVVLNGGPALAQDTKSETAAPVEASSSTAPSDATVRAFGAFQRGYYLTAMELALPRAQLGDPAAQTLLAELFAAGLGVPRSMNDAAFWYAQAAESGDASAQFKYGVMLLEGKYVDADRPRAEELMKKAADAGNAFAQFNHAQILVSQKPGDAGILEALPYFEKASEQGVPDAQYALAQIYSNTTGVPDEKRGRARELMEKAARGGFDTAQLDYAIWLIDGIGGPKDYENGFRWMQVAANRGNVVAQNRMAVLHINAIGTSGDPVEAGKWYILSRRAGFNDRSLDDFYQGLTEDQKKLAIEAANQFGKH
- the efp gene encoding elongation factor P, giving the protein MKINGNEIRPGNVLEHNKTLWAVVKTNAVKPGKGGAFNQVEMKNLLDGTKLNERFRASETVERIRLEQKDFQFLYEQGESLVFMDLESYEQLELQKEFVGDRRAFLQDGMMVTVELYEDRPIGISLPDHVTLAIAEADPVVKGQTAASSYKPAILENGVRILVPPFISSGERVIVDTNELTYLRRAD
- a CDS encoding inositol monophosphatase family protein — its product is MARSALLNVMVQSALKAGRSLSRDFGEVQNLQVSLKGPADFVTQANQKAEAILTTELSRARPTYGFLSGESKEVAGSDGAHRWIVDPLDGTTNFLHGIPHFAVSIALERNGDIVAGVIYNPATDELYTAERGGGAFLNDRRLRVAGRKALSDAVVGTGVPHLGRGHHGKFLVELRHVMGECAGIRRMGAAAIDLAYVAAGRLDGFWEKPLEPWNMAAGLILIREAGGFVADVTGGTDMFGTKSVAAGNEYILKGLLELVQRPVPTA